GATTGTTGTCTTCAGTAAGTGACACAGATACTTCCGATGGGTCAAAACGATAATTGCGGAGATATTCGACATAACTGGGCTTAAAATAAGGACATTCAGATTTCAGCCAGTTGTATTCGTCATCTGTCAGACGGAACAAAGGAATCTCTTCCCGGATAAGCCTTTTAAGTTCTTCAACAAATTCCGGTGTGAAGCGCTGTTCTCCCCTGTTGGTGAACCTGTATTCTGCAGATGCCTGAGGGAACAGCTCAAGAACTGCCATTTGCATGGTCAATTTGTATAGGTCGTTATCCAGTACTGAGCAAATCAAGTTGATTCATCCCTTTTGATTAGTAATAAATAGTTGCTGTAAAGCTGCTTACATGCCTATTATCTTAATCTATATATCATGTTTGATTGAGTTCGTATTCATTGCCTGCAAATATTATGTAGCTGCAATCCTGTCTAGTATAGATTAATATAGTTTCATACAACTATTATGTACAAAACTAAAAAAGGAAGGATATTTTGAGCGGGACTGGAAACTGTGAAAACACTGATGATAATTCAGTTGGTAGTGTTATGGAGAATCTCTATCTGGAAGAGTTCAGGAATCTGAGGTCTGAGATCAAATCCCTGAAAAAAGATGTCAACAGGGCACTGGAGGTCTCCGGTCACAGACATTCGGACGCACTTCTCATGGAAATGAAAGGTGGACTTTCAAGACCTGTTATCCAGTATATGCTGGCTGACACAAAAGAAAATCTTTCAATTGGTCTTGATACAAGCTGCAAGAATGGTGCTTCCTGCAAATCTGCTTTTTCCGGCCTGCTTCAGGAAATGGCATTGCTTTTGCTTGAGGACAGGGTAAATGAGGAGTCTCTGGCAGAATTCAGGCAGAGATTTGAAGATCTAAAAGAAATGGCGGTTTTTGAGAACTGTGATAACTGCCTGGAGTCTACAACCCGGATATTTGAAAAACAGGTAGAGCTAATAAGGTCATTCAACTTATCATCAGTTGAGGAACAGTCAGCCCTCACTACCATGGACATTGAAGACATCTCTGATGACATA
The sequence above is a segment of the uncultured Methanolobus sp. genome. Coding sequences within it:
- a CDS encoding winged helix-turn-helix domain-containing protein translates to MSGTGNCENTDDNSVGSVMENLYLEEFRNLRSEIKSLKKDVNRALEVSGHRHSDALLMEMKGGLSRPVIQYMLADTKENLSIGLDTSCKNGASCKSAFSGLLQEMALLLLEDRVNEESLAEFRQRFEDLKEMAVFENCDNCLESTTRIFEKQVELIRSFNLSSVEEQSALTTMDIEDISDDIVTQICEPLANKQRLGILRLLNSSTRSFSDISKSTGLRGGNLLFHIQKLVDTGMILQRSERGDYMITRKGHMTLKGMAELFEKLSKV